From the Candidatus Atribacteria bacterium genome, the window TTTTTTAATGGAAAAAGCAAGTAAATTTTCTTGATATAAAAACATATTATTTCCTTATATTATATTATAAAAAATTATCTTATGATATATTGTAACATACTATATCTCACTATATTTGAAGGATTTGTGAATATTAAGATTGTAAAGAACAGAAAAGTAGTTATTGAATAAGTTCCTTTAATATAGGAAATATCTCTTTTAAATCTTTGACTATAAAGTCTGCTTTATCATGATCATTATTATTTAGGCAGAATTTATTTATCCAGATAGTAGTCATTCCAATATTTTTTCCCCCGATGATATCTTTCTTGTAAGAATCACCGATCATAATTGATGCCTTTGCCGGCGAACCAGCTTTATTTAAGGCTATTTGAAAGATTTTTGGTTCAGGTTTATAAGATTTTACGTCTTCTGAAGTGGTAATAGAATCAAACATTTCTTTAATCCCAAAGACATTGAATTGAAAATCCAGATAATCATTATCTATATCACTGATAATTCCAATATGAATTGCCTTGTGATTTTTTAAGTAGTTGATAATTTCAATGCTTTCGGGAAATAGTTTTACATATTCTTTATGATTTTTGAAATAAATTTCTTTAAACCAATAGT encodes:
- a CDS encoding HAD family hydrolase, which translates into the protein MLNKRRMKMKETNNNEVIKYKVIFFDFGGTLMCAESDNIAHLHMMKEIIQRYNLPASPQNMVIKYNSYLFTKEMTLRDTNPKEKSFTPLRESTRKAFMGVLSEYNIRPSNEDYYWFKEIYFKNHKEYVKLFPESIEIINYLKNHKAIHIGIISDIDNDYLDFQFNVFGIKEMFDSITTSEDVKSYKPEPKIFQIALNKAGSPAKASIMIGDSYKKDIIGGKNIGMTTIWINKFCLNNNDHDKADFIVKDLKEIFPILKELIQ